The Patescibacteria group bacterium DNA window TGACCGTACGCCCCTGCATGAGATTGAGAAGCGCCTTTTGTACCGCTACCTCACTCTCACTATCAAGTGAACTCGTTGCCTCATCGAGCAACAAGAGTGGTGCGTCTTTGACGAATACGCGCGCGATCGCGATACGCTGGCGCTGGCCGCCCGAAAGTTTTACCCCGCGCTCACCTACCAACGCCTCATATCCTTGCGGAATCGCTAAAATAAATTCGTGAGATTCGGCAAGACGCGCGGCGCGTTCTACCTCTTCGGCTGTCGCGTGGTCTTTGCCATATTCAATATTGTGCCTGATTGAACGATGAAAAAGCATGGGCTCTTGGGGTACAACAGCAATAGCGCGACGCAAACTTTCTTTGGTAATACCTGAAATATCAGCTCCATCAATCTTGATAGCACCACCATTCAAGTCATAGTGACGCAGTAAAAGCTTTATAAGTGTCGATTTACCCGCACCTGACCGACCTACCAATCCCACCTTTTGTCCTGCAGAGATAGCGAACGAAAGATTTTCAAACACATGCATGCCGCCGTAATCAAATGAGATGTTATCAAATACAATCTCACCCTTGCCAATGGTGATGTCTTTTGCGTCTGGCTTATCAGTCACGCTATGATCTACCAAAATATCAGAGAGACTTTCTTCTACGGTACCCCACACATCGGCGAAACTATTAAACTTGTTGCCAATGAAGGTAAGGCGATCTTCCATAAAAACCACTACGGTTAGAATCAAGATAATATCGCCTGCCGTAATACTGCCCGCGCGCGCGAGCGTGATGACGCCGAAAATCATAGCGCCAATAAATACCGCCTGCAAAAGATTATTTATGGTCAAAACCGTCTCGCCATAGGTCCAGTTGCGTAACCCAGTGGTGCGACGATCCGTAATAAATTTTTTGATACGCTCAAGCTCAAAAGGACGGTGCGCATATTCTTCTACCGCTCCCATATTGGTTAGCATATCAACCGTAGCCCCACTAAGAGCGGTTTCGGCTCTTTGAGTATCAGCGGATATTGGTATACGCCGGCGTGAGAGCGCCACATTGAGTGGTGTGATAACCGCCACCCATGCGAGAAAAATATAAGCAATACTCGCGTTGGTAGCAAACACGATAATAAAACTTGCAATCACTGAGACGATAAACCCAAGAAACGACCAGAGCAGCTGATCGACAATATCTTTGACACCATTTGCCGCGTGCGTGATTTTACTTGAGAGGGATCCTGCAAATCTGTCAGAAAAATATTGATGGCTGTGACGCGTCACATACGAGGTTAGCATATAGCGACCGGTGGCGCGCACGCCCGTCACCCATCGCATGCCGGCAAAGCCGCTGGCTCGCCACAAAAGATTTGAGCCAAGCGTGATAGCGATGTACGCCACCGCCCCCCATGCAAGATCGTCGTATGCCGAACGCGTTGCGGCATCGACAATCGCTTTAAACGCATAAGGAATCGCCACCGAACTCGATGCGGCAAGCACAACCGCGCCAAGCGCCAGCATCATCCATAAGCGATACGGGCGTGAGGATGCAAGCAAAAACCGAAACGGGCTCGTGCTTTTTGCTATATTGTCAGGCCATGGTGACTGCATAGAGCACCAGTATAGCCCGAAAAGGCCTTTTTTGGAATTAGGCTCCCTTGAGCCAGCGAGCAGCTTCTTGGTAGCACTTTTTACAGAGATGAAACTTTTTTACCGTATTTCCTTTGGGTGGACTCAATAAAATACCGCCAAACTCTTTGAGTTCTTTTTTGCACTTATCACATTTGGGTTTTATGGCCATACTACGCCCCGTGGCACTTTTTGAACTTCTTGCCTGATCCGCAGTAGCAGAGATCGTTGCGGCCGAGGTCTTTGGTACGAGCGTCTTTGACGATGCGGTTGGCCACCGTGCGCTGTTCGTTGGTCACCATGCGTGATTCTTGATAATGAATGTGTGCATCAGCGTTTATCTTGAATACATTTTCGATAAAGATATTGGCGAGGTTCGCGTTAAATGTCTTGAAAAGTCGATGAGCTTCGTTTTTGTATTCTACGAGCGGGTCGTGCTGACCATACGCACGAAGGCCTACTGACGAACGGGTATATTCCATAACTTCCAAATGATCACGCCAGAACATATCGATGATCTGCAAAAAAAGTCCACGCGCATTTTGCAAAAAGAGCTCACGGTTGGTATTCATGCGCACATGATATTCAGCTTCGAGTACCGAGATAAATCCTTCGGGAAGATCGAGTGACTCGGGTATCAAAAGCTCTTCGTCCCCCTTATGGAGAAGTCCTGCGAATACTTTTTTGGCTTCTTCTGGCGTCTCGTGAGCCACATGTACGCCGCGCGCAAACTCAGCAATAAACTCGCGCACCTTTGCGTCTATCTCATCGTGTGACGCGCGTAGCATTTCTCGGCGCATACGATAGACGGCAGTGCGCTGTTTTGACAACACATCATCGTATTCGAGTAAGTGCTTGCGTGAATCAAAATGTAGTCCCTCAATTTTTGTCTGCGCTTGCTCGATAGATTTTGTGACAAGGCCCGCCTCCACCGGCTCGTCTTCAGGGATGCCGAGCTTACCCATGAGACTCTTGAGACGGTCGGATGCAAAAATACGCAAGAGGTCATCTTCAAATGATAGAAAGAAACATGACTCGCCCGGATCACCCTGACGGCCCGCGCGACCTCGCAGCTGGTTATCAATACGACGCGCTTCGTGCCGCTCGGTACCAAGCACATACAACCCGCCGAGCGCGCGGACTTTCTCGGCATCTTCTGGTACTGGTGGCGTACCACCCAAGATAATGTCGACACCGCGACCGGCGATATTCGTCGCAAGGGTTACCGCGCCAAGTTTACCTGCCTGCGCAATAATCTCTGCCTCACGCTCATGATTTTTGGCGTTGAGCGCGTGATGAGGTACACCCTCACGCGTAAGGATAGCTGATAAGATTTCATTTTTCTCGATCGATGCAGTACCGAGTAGCACCGGTTGACCTGTCTCGTGGCGTTTTTTTATCTCACGCGCAACTGCCACAAACTTGCCGTGTTCGGTCTGGTAAATGCGATCTGAATGATCGCGGCGAACCATGGGTTGATGCGTGGGGATAACCGTGACATCAAGATTATATACTTTTAAAAATTCTTCGCGTGAAGTCTCGGCAGTACCCGTCATACCAGAAAGCTTTTCGTACATACGAAAATAATTTTGAAAGGTGATAGTTGCAAGCGTGCGTGATTCTTTTTGAATCTCGACATTTTCTTTTGCCTCAACCGCTTGATGAAGACCCTCTGACCAGCGACGCCCCGGCATCATGCGACCGGTAAACTCATCGACAATAATAATCTCATTATTTTTAACCACATAGTGGCGATCTTTGATAAACAAAGCTTCCGCGCGAAGTGACTGTTCTAAATGGCGCACATAGCGCACGCCTTTTTCTGAATACATATCCGAGATACCGAGGATACGCTCAACCTTGGAGATCCCTTCGTCATTGACCAACACTGCGCGATGTTTTTCATCGACCGTGTAGTCAGTGTCTCGTATGAGTTTGGGTGCGATACCCGAAAATACGCGATACAAACTCTCTGCCTCCTCATCGGGTGCGGAAATGATCAACGGTGTGCGCGCCTCATCAATTAAAATCGAGTCTACCTCATCGACAACCGCAAAATAGTGCTCACGCTGACGCATACCATCAACAGATGCGGCAAGATTGTCACGCAACCAATCAAACCCATATTCGTTGTTGGTGCCGTAGGTGATATCCGCCTCATATGCCTCTTTACGCGTCGTCGGACGAAGGTAGTCATCGACTACCTTAAAACTACCAAGATCATCACGCTTCTTGTCTTCCTTTGAACCTTCTGCGTAGACTGGATCATATATAAAAGAAGTATCGTGGTTGATACACCCAATAGATAACCCGAGGAAGTGGTAAATCTCCCCCATCCAGACCGCATCTCTGCGCGCGAGGTAATCATTGACAGTGACTACATGCACCCCCTTACCCAAGAGCGCATTGAGCGCTGTAGGAAGCGTGGCTACCAAAGTCTTACCCTCACCCGTTCGCATCTCAGCGATCGTACCTTTGTGAAGCGCAATGCCACCTAAAAGCTGTACATCAAAGTGTCGCTTGCCCGAAGTCCTGCGCGAGGCCTCGCGCACCATAGCAAATACGCGAGGTAAAATTTCATCTAAATATTCGCGTGAAAGATCCGGGTGAGCGCGCATCTTTGCGATCTCAGCCCTGATGTCTTCGTTGGACTTTGCCTTATATTCAACCTCGAGTGCGTTGATCTCTTCTACGATAGGCAAAAAAGCGCGCGCAGCGCGCGTACGAGAACCGCTAAAAAGAGACGCAAAAATACCCATAAGGTACCCCAGTGTACATCAAGAAACCCGCTTTTTCAAAGCGCCTAAATCTTTTTGAGAACCTTCTTGATCCTACGAGCAATACGAATATCTTTGGTTTGCTTTTTGCCTTTGAAAGATTTGATCTCGCGCAAAAATTCGTTTTCGAGCTCGTCAATGACAGTGTGCGGATCTTCGCCCTCTTCCTCTGCGCGAATAAGATGTTTGCCTATCGTAAGATTTGCCTCTGCCCACCACACATTACCTTTGCGGTGGTGGCGAGAGTCGCGCGAAAGCTCTACTTCGAGCAACGCATCGCTCTTACCGACAATACGAGTTACGGGACCTATAATCTTTGCCTCGATATACGCGCGAATGGCTGGCGTAAAATCTGTTTGTTTGCCTTTGATAATTGTTCTCATATATATAGTATAACGCCGTTCGAATTAAAAACCGATATATTGAACTTCTTCTTGTAGATGCAAATCGTATTTGCGATGTACATATTCTTTGACAAGCCCGACCAACATCACCACCTCCTCTGCCCGCGCATTGCCACGATTGATCATATAATTGCCGTGCTTTTTAGAGATGGAGACGCCGCCGATCGCGCGTCCCTTCAGACCCAAGTGATCAATGAGAAATCCTGCCGGAATCGTCGGGAATTGCGTGAACTCAGCGAGTTGTGGCAAAAGATACAAAAGATGCTTGCGCTGAGCATCACTCGTAGGCCACGCGATATTTTTAAACATACAACCAGCCGATGACTCGCCAATATCTTGGCTCGCAGAGCGGCCTGCCGTATAGTGGCGTACCATGCGCTGGCTGACCTCGGGGTCACCTGGGCGCAACACGAAAGTCGCAGATACCACAATGAAATTTGGATGTTTTTTAAAAATACTCTCTCGATATGCGAAATGACAAAAGTCATTGTCGTGTTCAGCTGTCTTGCCAGTATCGGTGTTAAATACACGCACGGTTTGAAGTGCGCCCTTAACTTCGCCTCCAAAACAGCCAGCGTTGCCCCGCACTGATCCGCCAACCGTACCGGGAATGCCGATCGCCCATTCGAGGCCTGAGAGACCTTCGGCTACCGCGCGCGCGACGAGCACCGCATTGGGTACACCTGCCTCCGCCCTCAGTGTATTTTCTTTGCGCTCGATGCCTCGCATCTGCATACGGATCACAAGCCCTGGAAAGCCTGAGTCAGCGACCACAATATTGGAAGCAGCGCCTAAAACGATAAAGGGAATCTTTTGTTTTTTAGCAAATGAGATCGCACTTGCGAGATCTGCTTCGTTTTTGACATCGACAAGAAAACGCGCCGGTCCGCCGACTTTCAAATAAGTATAAGGTTTCAAGCTAACGCCTTCTTGCATAGTTGCCATACGAAATCGGGCTTTATCGCTACGCAGGGCCAGTGGGGGTTTTACTCCATACATATGTCCTTATGTGAGTGCCAGCCCACGAGCCCTGACTAGCGACAAAATCACCGTATTATTAGTATACACAAAAAATACAAAACCCCCGCAAGCGGGGGTTTTGTACGGACATATGTTTGAGCTTTAGCTTGCGCCAAAGACAACCACATTGTGCAGTAAGTATAAAGTACGAGAGATTTTTTGTCAAGTGCCGCTACTGTGCGCAAGTTTCGTTAGTAAAGACAAGGCGCACAATACCAGCTATGATGATGACAATACTATGACACTCGGCACCTATCGCACCATTTTGCTTGCCGTTGGCGATGTCGCCGTTTTTTGGTTTTCGCTCGTTATTACGCTCTTTATCCGCTACGGTGCTGAAAAATTTTTGGACAACTTTGCTATCCACATACTACCATTTGGCGTCGTGTTCGCGGTATGGATTCTTGTCTTTTATATTACAGGACTTTATGAAGTACGCATCATAGGTAAATCGGAGCAACTCTTTAAATATTTAACCTACGCGACTCTCTCGGGTGGCATTATCGCCATCGCCCTCTTTTACTTTGTACCAGCATTTACGATTACACCGCGAACCAATCTAATCCTCGATATCATTGTCACATTTGCCATCATGCTTTGCTGGCGATCTCTCTTTGCCTACGCGGGTCGTTCGACTGACAAAATGCGCGTACTACTCGTAGGGTCGTCCCCTGATATCGACGAGCTCGCGCGCACCATTGAAGACTATCCGTATCTTGGCTACACCATAAAAGCGCGCTGCCCTGAGGTAACACCGCATATCCTTGAACTCGTTAGTAAGCACCATATTGATATCGTGGTCGCGTCAAAAGATAATCAAACCAATGATACGCTCTTGCAAACACTCTACGAGGCACTGCACCGTGGCATACGATTTGTCGATGTCTCGGTGTTTTACGAGATGATCTTGGGACGCATCCCCGTATCATTAATATCTAAAGTATGGTTCTTGGAAAACATTGCGGAGACCGAAAAACTCTTTTTTGAAACCAGCAAGCGTGGCATGGATATCTTTTTTGCCATCATACTCGGCATACCCACTATAGTTCTCATGCCTTTTGTGGCACTCGCTATTCGTCTTGACTCGCGTGGCCCTATCTTTATCCGCCAACAACGCGTAGGACGCATGGGTAAAGCGTTTACCCTTCTTAAATATCGCACCATGCTCGCACTCAATCCGGATGGATCAGCCGAGACTCATGGTGCCGAATGGTCCCAAGAAGGAGATGTGCGTATCACTGCCGTAGGTAAAATATTGCGTTCAACACGCATCGATGAACTGCCACAAGCATGGAATATCCTGCGAGGAGAGCTTTCATTTATCGGGCCACGGCCCGAACGACCCGAGTTTGTTGGAAACCTCCGCAAAAATATCCCCTACTACGACATGCGCCATCTTATACGCCCCGGCCTTTCTGGGTGGGCACAAATCAATCCGCCCTACTACTACGCCTCCCACGACGACACTATCCTCAAACTGCAATATGATTTGTATTATATAAAAAATCGAGACCTTGGCCTCGATCTCTCCATCGCGCTCAAGACACTGATGGTAATGTTGTCACGCCAGGGACGTTAAAAACTATCGAAGCGTACTAAGAAAGGCATCGACTTCACGACTCAAACTTGGATCAAGCTCGCGAACCTTGAGTGCTGCTTCCCGAGCCTTTTGATTATCACCCACTACACGGAAAAGAGCTGCGAGTTGTTGGTAGAGAGGTGCTGCGTCTTTATTGGATAAACTTTCGCTACGAATATCTATCCAGCGAGACTGCATGTCAATCGCATCACTATAACGCTTGTTACGCACATAGGCGTCACGCAACAAATCATATTGGGGATTGCCCTGTTCGTCATAAATCTTTTTTAATGCTTCTTGCTCGCGTCTCTGATCACTCAGGTCAACCGCGTGGGAATGAATATTATACTGAATAATCAAATATTCCGGCGCTCTACGCTCTCCTTCTTCAAGAATACTCCACATACCTTCATAATTACCCTGAAGTTTTCGAGCAAGCGCTATTTCTAAATAGTTTTGCGCTCTTCCGGGAGAGACTTCGCGCGCCTCAGAAAATCGTTTTTCGGCCAAAGCTGCGAGTGCACGATCGGGCGGACTTGAAAGCGTCGACCGCATGCGATAGAGCTGACCTTGATACATATGCCATTTGATATCACGCGGACGAGTATTGATATTTTCTTCCATTTTTTCGATTGCATAGTCAAGTATATAGGCCTGCTTATCTACAGATCGCTTACTACCACATACATCCCATGCTTTTGCGCATTCAAAAACATATTCAGCAACCGCTCTGCGTACATCAATATCACCATAGGTACGATAAGAAAGAGCTTTCTCAAAAAGAGCGGCAGCTTCTTCGTCACGACCTTGAGCGAGTAGTTCATACGCACTACGACCCATATAATTTTCCTGCACGGGCCTCCATATAACAATATAACTCGCTGCCAGGGCAAGCATTGCCACTACAACCATACGAGAAATACTATACTTTCCTTGGCCCTTATTCGAAGTCTCGGTATGCGAGACAATATACGCGCAAAGCGCAAGCAACAAAACAAAAGAAGATATCGAATCAAAAGTAAAAAGATGCTCAACAAGATATGCGACGCCCGTAGCTCCAAACGTAATCGCGAACCACCTGTGAGCGCGTAAACGCCATAAGGTAACGCTAGCCACACCGAAGATGCCCATATACGCCAGAAGCCCTGCAAGCCCCGTCATACTTCCGATATCAAAAATAAAATTGTGTGCGCGATCAAACCATGGTTCAAAATTAACTAAACGAGCATCGTAGTGCTCACTAAAAAGAATATTAAAATTCTCAGGGCCCCACCCAAAAACGGGGCGATCTTTCCATCCCTCCCACGCAACTTGCCAACCCAAAAACCTACTCGATACAGAGGGGTCTTCGATGGAAATACGCGCAAGACGCCGCACAAATACGATAGGCGCGTTTGCCAACTGCTCACGCAAAAGGAAGAAAACACCTGCACCTACAAGCAAAAATACCAAAAAACCAATTGCGCAATGACGCACCATCTTTCCTTTGTGTC harbors:
- a CDS encoding O-antigen ligase family protein produces the protein MLARHASTTFAFWVLLATSCLVPLVSWEGFFFGVAFTKTIVFFLGVLTALVFWIGSAIWRRPTSIVGAIALFVVVVGIAAVVGIEPSQSIWSNYERMFGFVTYLFGLAYIIMLTDLLRHEYYRKLFLSAVVSVGVLVAGIAVVQFLIDSVGSRPTSTIYNSAFLGSYLLLLIFPALYLGLAAKEKTIKYAWFFAATLIVLGVFVSGARAAILGSIAGLLVLTVGLLRHKGKMVRHCAIGFLVFLLVGAGVFFLLREQLANAPIVFVRRLARISIEDPSVSSRFLGWQVAWEGWKDRPVFGWGPENFNILFSEHYDARLVNFEPWFDRAHNFIFDIGSMTGLAGLLAYMGIFGVASVTLWRLRAHRWFAITFGATGVAYLVEHLFTFDSISSFVLLLALCAYIVSHTETSNKGQGKYSISRMVVVAMLALAASYIVIWRPVQENYMGRSAYELLAQGRDEEAAALFEKALSYRTYGDIDVRRAVAEYVFECAKAWDVCGSKRSVDKQAYILDYAIEKMEENINTRPRDIKWHMYQGQLYRMRSTLSSPPDRALAALAEKRFSEAREVSPGRAQNYLEIALARKLQGNYEGMWSILEEGERRAPEYLIIQYNIHSHAVDLSDQRREQEALKKIYDEQGNPQYDLLRDAYVRNKRYSDAIDMQSRWIDIRSESLSNKDAAPLYQQLAALFRVVGDNQKAREAALKVRELDPSLSREVDAFLSTLR
- a CDS encoding exopolysaccharide biosynthesis polyprenyl glycosylphosphotransferase — translated: MPLLCASFVSKDKAHNTSYDDDNTMTLGTYRTILLAVGDVAVFWFSLVITLFIRYGAEKFLDNFAIHILPFGVVFAVWILVFYITGLYEVRIIGKSEQLFKYLTYATLSGGIIAIALFYFVPAFTITPRTNLILDIIVTFAIMLCWRSLFAYAGRSTDKMRVLLVGSSPDIDELARTIEDYPYLGYTIKARCPEVTPHILELVSKHHIDIVVASKDNQTNDTLLQTLYEALHRGIRFVDVSVFYEMILGRIPVSLISKVWFLENIAETEKLFFETSKRGMDIFFAIILGIPTIVLMPFVALAIRLDSRGPIFIRQQRVGRMGKAFTLLKYRTMLALNPDGSAETHGAEWSQEGDVRITAVGKILRSTRIDELPQAWNILRGELSFIGPRPERPEFVGNLRKNIPYYDMRHLIRPGLSGWAQINPPYYYASHDDTILKLQYDLYYIKNRDLGLDLSIALKTLMVMLSRQGR
- the secA gene encoding preprotein translocase subunit SecA, with protein sequence MGIFASLFSGSRTRAARAFLPIVEEINALEVEYKAKSNEDIRAEIAKMRAHPDLSREYLDEILPRVFAMVREASRRTSGKRHFDVQLLGGIALHKGTIAEMRTGEGKTLVATLPTALNALLGKGVHVVTVNDYLARRDAVWMGEIYHFLGLSIGCINHDTSFIYDPVYAEGSKEDKKRDDLGSFKVVDDYLRPTTRKEAYEADITYGTNNEYGFDWLRDNLAASVDGMRQREHYFAVVDEVDSILIDEARTPLIISAPDEEAESLYRVFSGIAPKLIRDTDYTVDEKHRAVLVNDEGISKVERILGISDMYSEKGVRYVRHLEQSLRAEALFIKDRHYVVKNNEIIIVDEFTGRMMPGRRWSEGLHQAVEAKENVEIQKESRTLATITFQNYFRMYEKLSGMTGTAETSREEFLKVYNLDVTVIPTHQPMVRRDHSDRIYQTEHGKFVAVAREIKKRHETGQPVLLGTASIEKNEILSAILTREGVPHHALNAKNHEREAEIIAQAGKLGAVTLATNIAGRGVDIILGGTPPVPEDAEKVRALGGLYVLGTERHEARRIDNQLRGRAGRQGDPGESCFFLSFEDDLLRIFASDRLKSLMGKLGIPEDEPVEAGLVTKSIEQAQTKIEGLHFDSRKHLLEYDDVLSKQRTAVYRMRREMLRASHDEIDAKVREFIAEFARGVHVAHETPEEAKKVFAGLLHKGDEELLIPESLDLPEGFISVLEAEYHVRMNTNRELFLQNARGLFLQIIDMFWRDHLEVMEYTRSSVGLRAYGQHDPLVEYKNEAHRLFKTFNANLANIFIENVFKINADAHIHYQESRMVTNEQRTVANRIVKDARTKDLGRNDLCYCGSGKKFKKCHGA
- the murB gene encoding UDP-N-acetylmuramate dehydrogenase, whose translation is MATMQEGVSLKPYTYLKVGGPARFLVDVKNEADLASAISFAKKQKIPFIVLGAASNIVVADSGFPGLVIRMQMRGIERKENTLRAEAGVPNAVLVARAVAEGLSGLEWAIGIPGTVGGSVRGNAGCFGGEVKGALQTVRVFNTDTGKTAEHDNDFCHFAYRESIFKKHPNFIVVSATFVLRPGDPEVSQRMVRHYTAGRSASQDIGESSAGCMFKNIAWPTSDAQRKHLLYLLPQLAEFTQFPTIPAGFLIDHLGLKGRAIGGVSISKKHGNYMINRGNARAEEVVMLVGLVKEYVHRKYDLHLQEEVQYIGF
- a CDS encoding ABC transporter ATP-binding protein, with the protein product MQSPWPDNIAKSTSPFRFLLASSRPYRLWMMLALGAVVLAASSSVAIPYAFKAIVDAATRSAYDDLAWGAVAYIAITLGSNLLWRASGFAGMRWVTGVRATGRYMLTSYVTRHSHQYFSDRFAGSLSSKITHAANGVKDIVDQLLWSFLGFIVSVIASFIIVFATNASIAYIFLAWVAVITPLNVALSRRRIPISADTQRAETALSGATVDMLTNMGAVEEYAHRPFELERIKKFITDRRTTGLRNWTYGETVLTINNLLQAVFIGAMIFGVITLARAGSITAGDIILILTVVVFMEDRLTFIGNKFNSFADVWGTVEESLSDILVDHSVTDKPDAKDITIGKGEIVFDNISFDYGGMHVFENLSFAISAGQKVGLVGRSGAGKSTLIKLLLRHYDLNGGAIKIDGADISGITKESLRRAIAVVPQEPMLFHRSIRHNIEYGKDHATAEEVERAARLAESHEFILAIPQGYEALVGERGVKLSGGQRQRIAIARVFVKDAPLLLLDEATSSLDSESEVAVQKALLNLMQGRTVIAIAHRLSTLRAMDRLIVLDRGKIVEDGTHDQLVKKKGLYAALWAHQAGGFLTEED
- a CDS encoding HPF/RaiA family ribosome-associated protein; amino-acid sequence: MRTIIKGKQTDFTPAIRAYIEAKIIGPVTRIVGKSDALLEVELSRDSRHHRKGNVWWAEANLTIGKHLIRAEEEGEDPHTVIDELENEFLREIKSFKGKKQTKDIRIARRIKKVLKKI